TAATGAAGATCATTTTGCTTCTATAGTTCGTGTAGCTATGGCTGATGGTGCTATTTCTAATGAAGAAAAGGCGTTTTTAGATAGATTAGCTCGTAACTTAGGTATTAGTGAAGGAGATTACCAGATCATTTTAAAAGATTATCAAAAACATCCTATTAATCCACCTTATGACTATGATCGTCGTTTAGAGCGTTTATACGATTTAGTACGTATGGTACATATTGACCACATTGAAGGTGAAGAAGAAATTGCATTATTAAAAAAGATTTCTGTTGGTTTAGGTTTTCATGCTGTAAACGTAAAATATATTATAGACAAAGCTTTAACACTAGTACATAATGGTGTGGATTTAGAGACTTTTGTGGACGATATGAAAAATATGAATAGATAAGAATTTATCGATTTTGATATAAAAAATGCGAACTATTAAGTTCGCATTTTTTATTTATACAACTTTAATTGAATACGCTTTCGCGGAACATCAACTTCTAGCACTTTTACTATAATTTGCTGATGTAAACTCAAGTGTTCGTTCACGTCTTTTACAAAACTATCTGATAAATTTGAAACGTGAATTAAACCACTTTCTTTTATTCCAACATCTACAAAACAACCAAAATTGGTAATGTTATTAACGATGCCAGGAAGCAATTGACCTTCGCGTAAATCATTAATAGTTTTTATATTCTGATTGAAAGTAAACACTTTGGCTTGTTCTCGAATATCTAAACCAGGTTTTTCTAATTCCTTAATAATATCTTCTAATGTAAGCAAACCAACCGATGCTGTGCAATAGTGTTTTAAATCTATTTTTTTAAGTAGTTCTGAATTACCAATTAAATCCTCAACCGATTTGCCTAAATCTTTCGCCATTTTGGTAACTATGGTATAACTTTCGGGGTGTACTGCCGAATCGTCTAACGGATTTTTAGCATCTTTTATTCTTAAAAACGCGGCGCCTTGCTCGAACGCTTTGCCTCCCAATCGTGGTACGTTTTTAATATCTGTTCTTGAAGTAAAAACACCATTTTCATTTCGATAATTAAAAATGTTTTCAGCCAGTTTTGGACCAATCCCGGATACGTAACTCAATAAGCTTTTACTAGCGGTATTAATATTTACACCTACCGAGTTCACACAATTTTCAACCACTACATCCAATTGTTTTTGAAGCTTAGTTTGATCGACATCATGCTGATATTGTCCTACTCCAATAGATTTAGCATCAATTTTAACCAATTCTGCTAAAGGGTCCTGCAATCGTCTTCCTATAGATACCGAACCTCTAACCGTAACATCGTAATCTGGGAATTCTTCACGAGCAATTTTTGATGCCGAATAAATACTCGCACCTGCTTCGCTCACTACAAAAACTTGCACATCGTTTTTAAAATGAATCTTTTTTATAAGGGCTTCGGTTTCTCGTGAAGCGGTGCCATTTCCAATAGCAATGGCTTCAATTTTATAAGCATCGGCTAACGAACTTATCTTTTTCATGGCACCAATACTATCGCTTTTTGGGGGATGCGGGTAAATAGTTTCGTTATATTTTAATTGTCCCTGTGCATCTAAACAAACCACTTTACAACCTGTTCTAAACCCTGGGTCGATGGCTAAAACACGTTTTTCACCTAATGGTGACCCTAATAACAGTTGCTTTAAATTTTTAGCAAAAACGCTTATGGCAGATTCATCGGCTTTATCTTTAGCTATTTGCAAGGCTTCGTTACTTAACGAAGGTAGTAATAAACGTTTATAGGCATCTTTAATAGCCATGTCTATCTGTTCTGCGCAAGCATTACGACTTCTAATTATTCTGCTTTCAATTTTATTTAAAGCACGGTCGTCATCAATAGAAATTTTAACCCGAATAAAACCTTCGTTTTCTGCTCTTAAAATAGCGAGTAATCTGTGTGATGGTATTCTGCTAAGGCTTTCTTCCCAATCAAAATAATCTCTAAATTTTTGAGCTTTTTCATCGTCTGCTTTTGTTTTTACCACTTTCGTGGAAATCATAGCAAAACGTTCTAATTGCTGACGAATGTTATTTCGAATATCGGTACGCTCATTAATCCATTCGGCAATAATATGGCGCGCGCCTTCTAAGGCTTCTTCAACCGAATTCACTTCTCCTTTTGCATATTTGAAAGCAATGGACTCCACATTATTTGCATTTTGAGACATAATGATTTTTGCTAAAGGCTCTAATCCGTTTTGTCTTGCTTTTTCTGCTTTTGTTTTTCGACTCTTTTTATAGGGTAAGTATAAATCTTCTAACGCTATTAAATCTTGAGCTGCTTCTATTTTTTGTTGTAATTCTGATGTTAAAACAGCCTGTTCTTGTAAAGCTTTTAAAATGGCTTTTTTGCGTTTTTCTAAAGTTTCATATTGCTCTTTAAATTTTACAATATCGCCTATTTGAACCTCATCTAAATTACCAGTAGCTTCTTTTCGGTAACGCGAAATAAACGGAATGGTGCAATCTTCATTAAGTAATGCAATGGTGTTTTTTACAGATTGCTCTGGAAGTTGAGTTTGAGAAATTATAAATTTTATCATGCTATTTAATAAAAAAACCTATCAAGTTTTCCTGACAGGTCTAATTTATATTTTAATTTAAAATTGTAGTAATACTTAAGCAACTTTTTTAAATAAATCGAAACAAGGGCATTTTTTACAACGCTTGTTCTCGCCTTTTTTAAATTTTTTACAACAGCTACTTTTTACTTTATCAGTAGTAATAATACCGATTCGTTGTAACTCTTTAATAGCCTTTTTTTCTTCTTTTTGCCCAAAACAGAATCTAAAGTTTAGATTATGAGACAAAAATAAGTTATTTTTATTAAATCTAAATAAGATTAATTGTTAAATAATTATTGCGCTGTATCAGCAGATGCAGAATTAACTGTTAACTGTTGAATATCTCTATCAAACAAATAAAGTCCGCCCTTATCATCACCTATAAGGTTTATCTTGTCAAGAATAGTTCTAGCCATAGCTTCTTCTTCAATTTGCTCAGAAACGTACCATTGTAAAAAATTGTGGGTGGCATAATCTTTTTCTTGTAGGCTTATATGAACTAACTCATTAATACTTTCTGACACAAAAACTTCATGTTTAAATAACATTTCAAACATATCTTTAAAAGAACTGAAAGTAACATTAGGTGCTTTTAATTCAGAGATATGTGCATGTCCTCCACGCTCATTTACAAACTTTACAAGCTTTAACATATGGTCGCGTTCTTCATCCGACTGATCATACATAAACCCTGCAACACCCTCTAAACCTTTTACCTCTGCCCAACACGCCATAGCTAAATATATTTGAGATGATTCAGCTTCAATTCGTATTTGGTCATTAAGTGATTTTTCTATGATTTTTGATAACATGATATTGCTTTTTGTAAAGTTACTGAAATCTTTAAGACTACTAAAACCTTAGCTTAACAATTAATACTAGAAACATATAAAAATCATGATAATTTCTAATTCAGTAATTCTAAAATGACTTATTTATATTTTATACCAAAAAAAAGGGTAAAAAAAATCCCGCTTTCAAAAAGTTATTGAAAACGGGATTTAAATAATTATAAAAAAAATTAATTTCCAGCTTGTGCTTTAGCTTCTTCTATCATTTTTTCATTTGGCAAAATAGCGACATTTACACGTCTGTTTTTTGCTCGCCCTTCTACTGTTGCATTATCATGAAGCGGTTGTGTTTCTCCAAACCAGTTTGTTGTAAGTCTACTATTAAATATACCATTTTGCGATAAATAATTGGTAACGGCATAGGCTCTGTTTTTAGAAAGAGTCATGTTATATTCTTCTGCACCTTGACTATCTGTATGCCCAACAACTAAAATATTAGTATCAGGATATTCTTTAAAAACCCCAATTAGTTTATTAAGTGTTGTTTGTGATGCAGTATTGATATTATATTTATTAGTGTCAAAATACACACCACTACTTTCATCAAAAGTAATAACAATACCATTATCTACACGCTCTACCTCTGCCCCTGGAATTTCTTCTTCAATTTTTTGCGCTTGTTTATCCATTTTATTTCCAATAAGAACTCCTGCACCACCACCAATAACACCACCAATAACAGCTCCTAATTCTCCGTTTCCGCCTTTACCGACATTATTTCCAATGATAGCACCTAAAATAGCACCACCAGTAGCACCAATAACGGCTCCTTTTTGTTTATTATTTGCGTTTTGAATAGCACCACAATTTGTTAAACTAAAAGTTAAAACAAGTACTAAAACGATTATTCCAATTCTATTTACTAATGTTTTCATATGTTTATTTATATATTATTTTGTAAAATTCATAATGATAGTAAATGGTTTCCCATCAACTGACACTGTTTGTTGCCATTGCATTGCAGCTTCAGACAATGATGTTAAGCTCAATCTAAATCCTTGATTAGTATCTGATTTGTGTTTTTCATCAGTAGGCTTTAATAAAAAATCATAAAGACCAGTTTGTTGATCAATCTCTTGAATTGTAAACACAAAATTACGAGCTCCTGTTGAGCAGCTAGGATCATTAATAGTATAAATTCCTGTATTATTATTAGGAATAAATTGCCAAGTACTGCCTTCAAAACATGCTTTTGATGCATCACTAAGTAAAGTAACATTATAAGTTCCTGCTTCACTATAAGAAATAGAACTTAAGGTCCATTCTCCTTTAATGACTTTTTTAGAAGTTCTAACTGTTTTTGAAGCTCCACAAGACACCAAACTAATGGTAAATAATAAAAGGATTAATTGTTTCATAAATTATTTGATTTGTTTGTTATAATTTAATATACGAATATTCTGAACTTTTAGATGCTTTAACCATATAATTTATCGAAAGGATTTTAGTGATTAACATATATAAGAGTAAGACACCCACATATAATAAAAGTCACTTTTTAACAATAATTAAATTGTAAAAACCTTAATACTTAGTATCAATGATACTATAAAAGAATAATAAAATGAGTAATTAACTTACCTGCAAACCATTACCAACATTAGCATCGTCTGGATTTACGAACACCAATTTACCATCGGGTGTTTCAGTCATTAAAATCATACCTTCACTTTCAACACCACGTAAGGCCCTTGGTGCTAAGTTTACCAAAACAGTTACACGTTTGCCTACTACTTCTTCGGCTGTAAAACTTTCGGCAATACCAGAAACAATAGTACGAACATCAATACCTGTGTCTACTTTTAAAACCAGTAGTTTTTTAGCTTTCGGCATTTTTTCGGCCTCCAGAATAGTTCCTACACGAATGTCTAACTTTGTAAAATCGTCAAAAGTAATCGTCTCTTTTTGAGGTTCTACAACAGCATTGGCAATTTCATTTGCTTTTTTACTAGCTTCTAGTTTATCCAACTGAAATTGAATGGTTTCATCCTCTATTTTAGAAAATAGCAATTCTGCTTTTCCTATTTGGTGTCCTGCAGGAAGTAACACTTGTTTTGTACTAACTTCATTCCATGACGTTTCGACTGCGCTCAACGTGACATTTAAGATCTTTTTAAGTTTTGTAGAAGTAAATGGTAAAAACGGCTCGCTCAATGTTGCTAAGGCAGACGCTATTTGAAGCGCCACATACATAATGGTTTTGGTACGTGCTTCATCAACTTTAACCACTTTCCAAGGTTCAGCATCAGCTAAATATTTATTTCCTAAACGGGCTAAATTCATAAGTTCCTGCCCCGCTTCTCTAAAACGGTACCGCTCAATAGAACTAGAAATAACATCTGGATATGCTTTTACAGCTGCCAAAGTTTCTTCATCTACTTGAAGTAATTCACTTGGTGTTGGCACAATGCCTTCATAGTATTTATTTGTTAATACCACAACACGGTTAATAAAGTTTCCGAAAATAGCAACCAACTCGTTATTGTTTCTTGCTTGAAAATCTTTCCATGTAAAATCGTTATCCTTAGTTTCAGGTGCATTTGCTGTTAACACATAACGCAATACATCTTGCTGACCAGGAAAATCTTTTAAATATTCTGGCAACCAGACTGCCCAATTTTTTGATGTTGAAAGTTTGTTACCTTCTAAATTTAAAAACTCATTTGCAGGCACGTTATCGGGTAAAATATAACTACCTTCTGCTTTTAACATCGCAGGGAAAATGATACAGTGAAATACAATATTGTCTTTCCCTATAAAGTGTACTAATTTAGTGTCTTTATCTTTCCAATACGGTTCCCAATCTTTTCCTTCGCGTGCTGCCCATTCTTTAGTTGATGATATATAGCCAATAGGTGCATCAAACCAAACATACAATACTTTGCCTTCGCCACCTTCTGCTGGCACAGGAATACCCCAATCTAAATCTCTAGTTACTGCTCTAGGACGTAAACCATCATCAATCCACGACTTTACTTGTCCGTAAACATTGGGTTTCCAATCTTTTTTATGACCTTTTAAAATCCATTCCTTTAAAAATTCTTCGTGTTTATCTAAAGGTAAAAACCAATGTTTTGTTTCTTTTAAAGTCGGTACATTTCCTGTTAAAGCAGATTTTGGATTAATTAAATCTGTAGCATTTAAACTGGTTCCGCACTTTTCACATTGGTCGCCATAAGCTTCTTCATTTGCACATTTTGGACACGTACCTGTTACAAATCGATCGGCTAAAAACTGATTCGCTTCTTCATCATAAAGTTGCTCGGTGGTTTCTTCTATAAATTCACCTTTATTATTTAACGTTGTAAAAAACTCGGAAGCTGTTTCATGATGAATTTTAGCACTTGTACGTGAATAATTATCATAAGTAATACCAAAATCTTCAAACGATTTTTTGATAATAGCATGATATTTATCTACAATATCTTGGGGTGAAACTCCTTCATTTTTCGCTTTTATAGTAATTGGAACACCATGCTCATCACTACCACCAATAAGTATCACATCGTTTCCTGTTAATCGTAAATAACGTGCGTAAATATCGGCAGGCACATACACTCCAGCTAAATGCCCAATATGAATGGGACCGTTTGTATAAGGAAGCGCAGTAGTAATGGTATATCGTTTTGGTGTATTCATCAATCTAAAAATTATTTTATATCATCATTATGGAGGAAATACGACTGCAGCAATCTTTTAAATTAAATTTTAATTCAACAGATTCCCAGATTTCGCTCGAAATGACAGTTCATTTTCAAGCCGTAAAAGTACGCATTTTGAGTACGATTTAGAAAATAAAAAGTATTAAACAAAAGATCCCGCAGAAAAAAGCGGGATTAGTTCAATCAACTATTTTGAATTCGTCTTTCAAACTTTTCAAAATAGAATTTCACTAAAAAAATGTACATTTACATTATGTCAAAAATCTCATTAACCTATATATTGTTTTTAGCTATTTTTTTGTTAGGAATAGCAGACCTTTCAGCTCAAAACATATCATTAAATAAAACTAGTACATTGATACAACCTCCTTACTTAAAAGTTGGCGATACTGTTGCCATTGTTGCGCCTTCGGGGATTTTAAAAAATAGAAATCCGGAAATTGAAAAAGCAAAATCACTCTTAAAAAGCTGGGGATTACTTGCGGTTGTTGGCAAACATGTTTTTAATCAAGCAAATCATTTTGCCGGTACCGATGATGAACGTTGTGAAGATTTACAAAACGCTTTAGACGACCCAAAAATTAGTGCCATTTGGTGTGCTCGTGGTGGTTACGGTGCGGTTAGAATTTTAGATAAATTAGATTATACTAAATTTAAAATGAATCCGAAATGGGTTATAGGCTATTCGGATATTACAGCGCTACACAGTCAAATTCACAATGAAGGTTTTGAGAGTTTGCATGCTATGATGTGTACCAGCTTACAAGATGATGCCGAAACCATAAAAGAGACCATTTCAACTTTTAAAAAAGCGCTTTTTGGTACACCGCTATCTTATACCTTAAAAGGCTCTAGTTATAACAAAACAGGAACAACTACTGGTGAATTAATAGGAGGAAATCTATCAATCTTACAAACCATGTTAGGATCTAAAACCATTATGAATACTTCGGGAAAAATACTTTTTATTGAAGAAATAGGCGAATATAAATATCATATTGACCGACTACTACAAAGTTTAAAACGTGCAGGGTATTTTGATAATTGTAAAGGTGTTATTATTGGCGATATGACCAAAATTAAAAAAAACACAACACCTTGGGGAACATCTATTGAACAACTTATTTTAGATGTTTTATCAGATTATGACTTTCCAGTGGCTTTTAATATGCATGCAGGACACGCCAAAGATAATCGTGCTTTAATTTTGGGCAGAACGGTTGATTTAACGGTGAATACTGGTCAATCAACCATTATTTTTAATAATTAATAGAATATGTTATAATCTTAGGACTGTATTAACCCCTTAACATAAATTCTATGAAACAAAAATTACAATTATTAGCAGTGATTATGACGCTTTTATTTTCATTTAATGCTAAAGCAGATACTATTAAAAATTCTAACTTAAACTTGAACAATTCAGATGTACGCAAATGCTTATTAGAAGCATCTGAAAATGATGGTTGGAAATTAGCATCGGTTTATTTAGATTCTGAAAATAAAATAGTAATGATTTTTGATAAAGCAAACGATACGAAAGTATATACTAGTAAAGAAACACTAGAGCTTTAGAAAATTTTTCACAAATTAAAAATTCTAAAACCCAACTAAGCTATATTGTTTAGTTGGGTTTTTTATAATTACACCCCAAACTGACTTAAATGGTGATCTAAGTGTTTATAGAACAAATTATTCCATTCACTAGCTGTTAATTTTCCAAAAAAATATGATGGTTTATTATCAAAATAAGCCAGACCTAAACTTTGGGTTTTCTTAATATATTCTATTAACCTTTCTTTTTCTAAATCGAACTCTTTGGCATCTGAAATAATAAATTCTGGTGCGGTTCTACTGTTTTTCTTGTATGGCTTTTCTCCAACAACATAAGGTTTTATAATAGCTTTAAGCATCCATATTTTAAACCTGTTGGGTTTTGGGTGGATATTATCATAAATCATTTCGTAAGTCACATTGCAATGTGCCAACATTTGGTCAACACTCATCTTTCCCCATTGCGGTTTTGCATAGGCATCTAACTTATTAATTCTATCAATAATTATATTGGTTTCTTTTAAATCGAAGATGTTTTTCATTACTTTTTATAATTAATCTGTTAAAGTCTTCTAAATTAATAAAAAAGGAATATAAATTCAGATTTAAAAGATTAGAACAGGTAAATTAAAACAATTTATTTAACGCTTTTAATTTATTTTTAAGTTCTTGAATAGTAACTTCTTTAAAGTTAAATTCTAAATTAGGGTTCTCTTGGGTTTTAGTTTCAAGAAAATCTAAATAAAGCTTTCCTTTATTTTTTTTAATAGCAACAAGAATAACGTCTTCATCATTTGGCACCTCTTTAAAATCATATACTTCTCCATACTTACTGCTAGGTAAAACAGAATTAATTTCTTTAAAAACCATATTAATAATGGCGCCTTCCGAGTTTTTAATTTTGAATTTATATTTAATTCTGCTTCTATTACTTCTAAATCTATCACAGTTTATCCATCCCAAAAAAGAACTTCTTAAAATATAATTATTAACGTCTGAAACACTAAAATCTTTACTTGCAATTTTTGTTTCTAATTTTTTAGTAATTATTGAATCTGTTAATATATTTGAGAGTCTTGCATTTACACGGGGAATATTATTATTTGTAGTATTCTCATCAACTTGAAAAATAATAGGTAATGAATAAGGTACTGAAACCGCTTCCCCTCTTTGTTTACCAGGTTGCATTTTTGGTAATAATGAAATAACTCTTTGAGCTTCTTCAACTAG
The nucleotide sequence above comes from Flavobacteriaceae bacterium HL-DH10. Encoded proteins:
- a CDS encoding lipocalin family protein, whose translation is MKQLILLLFTISLVSCGASKTVRTSKKVIKGEWTLSSISYSEAGTYNVTLLSDASKACFEGSTWQFIPNNNTGIYTINDPSCSTGARNFVFTIQEIDQQTGLYDFLLKPTDEKHKSDTNQGFRLSLTSLSEAAMQWQQTVSVDGKPFTIIMNFTK
- the metG gene encoding methionine--tRNA ligase, producing the protein MNTPKRYTITTALPYTNGPIHIGHLAGVYVPADIYARYLRLTGNDVILIGGSDEHGVPITIKAKNEGVSPQDIVDKYHAIIKKSFEDFGITYDNYSRTSAKIHHETASEFFTTLNNKGEFIEETTEQLYDEEANQFLADRFVTGTCPKCANEEAYGDQCEKCGTSLNATDLINPKSALTGNVPTLKETKHWFLPLDKHEEFLKEWILKGHKKDWKPNVYGQVKSWIDDGLRPRAVTRDLDWGIPVPAEGGEGKVLYVWFDAPIGYISSTKEWAAREGKDWEPYWKDKDTKLVHFIGKDNIVFHCIIFPAMLKAEGSYILPDNVPANEFLNLEGNKLSTSKNWAVWLPEYLKDFPGQQDVLRYVLTANAPETKDNDFTWKDFQARNNNELVAIFGNFINRVVVLTNKYYEGIVPTPSELLQVDEETLAAVKAYPDVISSSIERYRFREAGQELMNLARLGNKYLADAEPWKVVKVDEARTKTIMYVALQIASALATLSEPFLPFTSTKLKKILNVTLSAVETSWNEVSTKQVLLPAGHQIGKAELLFSKIEDETIQFQLDKLEASKKANEIANAVVEPQKETITFDDFTKLDIRVGTILEAEKMPKAKKLLVLKVDTGIDVRTIVSGIAESFTAEEVVGKRVTVLVNLAPRALRGVESEGMILMTETPDGKLVFVNPDDANVGNGLQVS
- a CDS encoding LD-carboxypeptidase, whose translation is MSKISLTYILFLAIFLLGIADLSAQNISLNKTSTLIQPPYLKVGDTVAIVAPSGILKNRNPEIEKAKSLLKSWGLLAVVGKHVFNQANHFAGTDDERCEDLQNALDDPKISAIWCARGGYGAVRILDKLDYTKFKMNPKWVIGYSDITALHSQIHNEGFESLHAMMCTSLQDDAETIKETISTFKKALFGTPLSYTLKGSSYNKTGTTTGELIGGNLSILQTMLGSKTIMNTSGKILFIEEIGEYKYHIDRLLQSLKRAGYFDNCKGVIIGDMTKIKKNTTPWGTSIEQLILDVLSDYDFPVAFNMHAGHAKDNRALILGRTVDLTVNTGQSTIIFNN
- a CDS encoding TerB family tellurite resistance protein, which produces MSFSDLFDSGFKKRNEDHFASIVRVAMADGAISNEEKAFLDRLARNLGISEGDYQIILKDYQKHPINPPYDYDRRLERLYDLVRMVHIDHIEGEEEIALLKKISVGLGFHAVNVKYIIDKALTLVHNGVDLETFVDDMKNMNR
- a CDS encoding ferritin; translation: MLSKIIEKSLNDQIRIEAESSQIYLAMACWAEVKGLEGVAGFMYDQSDEERDHMLKLVKFVNERGGHAHISELKAPNVTFSSFKDMFEMLFKHEVFVSESINELVHISLQEKDYATHNFLQWYVSEQIEEEAMARTILDKINLIGDDKGGLYLFDRDIQQLTVNSASADTAQ
- a CDS encoding Tex family protein, with product MIKFIISQTQLPEQSVKNTIALLNEDCTIPFISRYRKEATGNLDEVQIGDIVKFKEQYETLEKRKKAILKALQEQAVLTSELQQKIEAAQDLIALEDLYLPYKKSRKTKAEKARQNGLEPLAKIIMSQNANNVESIAFKYAKGEVNSVEEALEGARHIIAEWINERTDIRNNIRQQLERFAMISTKVVKTKADDEKAQKFRDYFDWEESLSRIPSHRLLAILRAENEGFIRVKISIDDDRALNKIESRIIRSRNACAEQIDMAIKDAYKRLLLPSLSNEALQIAKDKADESAISVFAKNLKQLLLGSPLGEKRVLAIDPGFRTGCKVVCLDAQGQLKYNETIYPHPPKSDSIGAMKKISSLADAYKIEAIAIGNGTASRETEALIKKIHFKNDVQVFVVSEAGASIYSASKIAREEFPDYDVTVRGSVSIGRRLQDPLAELVKIDAKSIGVGQYQHDVDQTKLQKQLDVVVENCVNSVGVNINTASKSLLSYVSGIGPKLAENIFNYRNENGVFTSRTDIKNVPRLGGKAFEQGAAFLRIKDAKNPLDDSAVHPESYTIVTKMAKDLGKSVEDLIGNSELLKKIDLKHYCTASVGLLTLEDIIKELEKPGLDIREQAKVFTFNQNIKTINDLREGQLLPGIVNNITNFGCFVDVGIKESGLIHVSNLSDSFVKDVNEHLSLHQQIIVKVLEVDVPRKRIQLKLYK
- a CDS encoding DUF1569 domain-containing protein, with product MKNIFDLKETNIIIDRINKLDAYAKPQWGKMSVDQMLAHCNVTYEMIYDNIHPKPNRFKIWMLKAIIKPYVVGEKPYKKNSRTAPEFIISDAKEFDLEKERLIEYIKKTQSLGLAYFDNKPSYFFGKLTASEWNNLFYKHLDHHLSQFGV
- a CDS encoding OmpA family protein, yielding MKTLVNRIGIIVLVLVLTFSLTNCGAIQNANNKQKGAVIGATGGAILGAIIGNNVGKGGNGELGAVIGGVIGGGAGVLIGNKMDKQAQKIEEEIPGAEVERVDNGIVITFDESSGVYFDTNKYNINTASQTTLNKLIGVFKEYPDTNILVVGHTDSQGAEEYNMTLSKNRAYAVTNYLSQNGIFNSRLTTNWFGETQPLHDNATVEGRAKNRRVNVAILPNEKMIEEAKAQAGN